From the Candidatus Kapaibacterium sp. genome, the window AGCGGTGTTCAATTTATACACAATCAATTTATTAGCAGGTGATGAAATCACCGCACCGCGATTGATTAAATCAGTTGATTCTTCTATTATCTTTTTTAATTCCGACTGGTGCGTTTCAAATCGTGCCAAAATATCGTCTTCAATTTCGCTTTTGGTCGGTTCCCAAATTGTGAAAGTCTTCATTTTTCTTCGCCTGTCAGGTTGTACGGCTTTGAGTATAGTTTTGCCAAAGAAATTCACAATGAAACCGAACTTTGCAACAAATGGTAATTGGTAGCTGCCTTTCCGAATTGCAGATATTAAAGGGAAATATGAACTATTGATTACTATCAGATGGTCAATATTCTGTGCAATGCTCCAAACCGAACTGTCAGGTTTCCAATTCCACTCATCTTTAGTCAAATTAGCAAATTTTGAATTGAAATCATTTGTGATTTCGTCAATTTGCTCTTTCAATGGCGATTTTAACATTTTCATTCATTTCTAATAACAATTTTTTCGACTTGGTTCTCTTTCTCACCTTGTATTACCAAATGATAAACTCCTGCAGGGGCATCAATATTGTGATATGTCGTATGAGGAATTCCACTATTTAAGTATTCATTTGCCAACTGAAGCTTCTGACCCAACAAATTCAAAAGATAAAATTCATAGTTGCCGGTATGTTGAGGTGTGAATTCGATTCTAAAGCTGCCCGATGATGGGTTGGGAGCAATGCCAAAATTTTGACCATAAGCGACGATATCATCTTCAACATTATCAGGCAAACATTCGATGAGGTTTAGTTCAATATTGAAAGTGTCAAGAGCATGTTCTTTTACAATACAGCTTCTATTTTGAAGAAAGCGATTGACATTGCCAATATTGACTTCCCAATCTTCGTAAGATTTTGGACTTCCAAAACGTACCCCCTGTCTTTGCACTTCATATTTTAAAGCATCAATGGCATCCCGAAAATTTAAAACAGTAGTATTGTAATTTAGATAATTATTAATTACAAATTCAAACCTATGAAAAAATTGAGTTTTAAAATCTTCATTGTCCATCAATTTTCGGAAAAACAAAGTTGCAACAGGTGGTGCACTCCAAATATCTCTATCTGTGTTTAATGAGTGATGAAACATATTATAATCCAAATAAATCAAGGCGGCGTCGCTATCATAAACCACCCATCTCCACTTGCTTCCCTCATTTTGCGAACGCCAACATTTCATATTTTGAACGGGCCAATCATTATTGGCAAGATATATATTTAATAATAGATAATCAATGAAACTATTAATATCAATCCAATCCTTAACTCTATTGTAGTTATCGGGCAAAGTCAAATCGTGATTTTCGATAAAATCATATAATTGCAAATAGTCATCATTACTTCCCTCAGAGGCAAATCCTGCATAATCGGTAATAATATCAACACTATCAGAATCTATTTCATAGTAAGTTGAAATAAAATGATCATCAGTTCTTTCATATATATAATATATACCCCAATATTCGCCATTCAAATACAATATTACCGGTCGCGATGCACCGACATCAATATCTAATTGCGCTGCAAATTCGTTAGAAATGTAATTCTCAATGCCTGTTTCTCTCCCTGAAGATGAAAAGGGTTTGAGTATGAGTC encodes:
- a CDS encoding DinB family protein; protein product: MKMLKSPLKEQIDEITNDFNSKFANLTKDEWNWKPDSSVWSIAQNIDHLIVINSSYFPLISAIRKGSYQLPFVAKFGFIVNFFGKTILKAVQPDRRRKMKTFTIWEPTKSEIEDDILARFETHQSELKKIIEESTDLINRGAVISSPANKLIVYKLNTAFDIIVTHERRHLEQAKELLELMPK